A region from the Eublepharis macularius isolate TG4126 chromosome 13, MPM_Emac_v1.0, whole genome shotgun sequence genome encodes:
- the RAP2C gene encoding ras-related protein Rap-2c, translating to MREYKVVVLGSGGVGKSALTVQFVTGTFIEKYDPTIEDFYRKEIEVDCSPSVLEILDTAGTEQFASMRDLYIKNGQGFILVYSLVNQQSFQDIKPMRDQIVRVKRYEKVPLILVGNKVDLESEREVLSAEGRALAQEWGCPFMETSAKSKTMVDELFAEIVRQMNYASLPEKQDQCCTTCIVQ from the exons ATGAGGGAGTACAAAGTCGTGGTTTTAGGGAGTGGGGGGGTGGGTAAATCGGCCTTGACTGTGCAGTTTGTCACCGGGACGTTCATTGAGAAATATGACCCCACGATTGAAGACTTCTACCGGAAGGAGATCGAAGTGGACTGTTCCCCGTCAGTACTTGAAATCTTGGATACAGCTGGGACTGAACAGTTTGCTTCCATGCGAGATCTGTATATTAAAAATGGCCAAGGTTTCATTCTAGTTTACAGCCTGGTAAACCAACAATCTTTCCAG GACATTAAGCCAATGAGGGACCAAATTGTCCGTGTGAAGAGATACGAAAAGGTTCCTCTTATCCTGGTTGGGAATAAAGTGGACCTGGAATCGGAGAGGGAAGTCTTGTCAGCAGAAGGCCGAGCACTGGCTCAAGAGTGGGGCTGCCCCTTCATGGAGACATCTGCCAAGAGCAAGACCATGGTGGATGAACTGTTTGCAGAGATCGTCAGGCAAATGAACTATGCATCCCTGCCTGAAAAGCAAGACCAGTGTTGTACGACTTGCATTGTCcagtga